A single window of Archangium gephyra DNA harbors:
- a CDS encoding MBL fold metallo-hydrolase: protein MLFSGSSALILKPTLPNVAFGLLLQQWLDAQFEPDECQRRFERLVAAKKLSPELFHPEEIQKGGVVASDTLLFGAFGTPVRDWTLYAQAKRGQELLRAGLRLPTESVSWVAQLIRAAGYSRDAEDLRGAAASHLTSRFAQVFGACLEPAGDEASYGAWPVVDAPGIYRREHASLVIRSKTTTLLLDPQVLSLGEATHFSRYPRESGPLELDAILITHQHEDHWYLPSILRYASRADLPVIVPQVPRPNLLTPEDFSASLGQVGLKAIAPAWGSTLRVGDIDIDILPFYGEQPTAGSPGPADGLRSWGNCYRFTTPEFSAVVLVDSGSDPLGDMVEAVRQNTEQRGPADVVLSNFRSFPESINIGLPQYALTLPFEQLRATFAQHRAGNVRSMTLGVDGVARASLAAQARYVLPYAHMFQGIGVDADANLEEGVRTGLASRGATTEVLDWNPGDVARFENGKLHIVRGPPAAPSAPGAQLA, encoded by the coding sequence ATGCTGTTCTCTGGAAGCAGTGCCCTCATCCTCAAGCCCACGCTGCCCAACGTCGCCTTCGGCTTGCTGCTCCAGCAATGGTTGGACGCCCAGTTCGAGCCGGACGAGTGCCAGCGCCGGTTCGAGCGTCTGGTGGCGGCGAAGAAGCTCTCCCCGGAGCTCTTCCACCCCGAGGAGATCCAGAAGGGCGGAGTGGTGGCCTCCGACACCCTGCTCTTCGGCGCCTTCGGCACGCCGGTGCGGGACTGGACGCTGTACGCGCAGGCGAAGCGGGGACAGGAGCTGCTGCGCGCCGGGTTGCGTCTGCCAACGGAGTCCGTGAGCTGGGTGGCCCAGTTGATCCGCGCCGCCGGCTACAGCCGGGACGCGGAGGATCTGCGAGGCGCCGCGGCCTCCCACCTGACGAGCCGCTTCGCGCAGGTGTTCGGCGCGTGCCTCGAGCCCGCCGGGGACGAGGCGTCCTACGGCGCATGGCCGGTGGTGGATGCGCCCGGCATCTACCGCCGTGAGCACGCCAGCCTCGTCATCCGCTCGAAGACGACCACGCTGTTGCTGGATCCCCAGGTGCTCAGCCTGGGAGAGGCGACCCACTTCTCGCGCTACCCCCGGGAGTCCGGGCCGCTCGAGCTGGACGCCATCCTCATCACCCACCAGCACGAGGACCACTGGTACCTGCCGTCCATCCTGCGCTACGCCAGCCGTGCGGACCTCCCCGTCATCGTGCCCCAGGTGCCGCGGCCCAACCTGCTCACGCCGGAGGACTTCTCGGCCTCGCTGGGCCAGGTGGGGCTCAAGGCCATTGCCCCGGCCTGGGGGAGCACGCTGCGCGTGGGAGACATCGACATCGACATCCTGCCCTTCTATGGAGAGCAGCCGACGGCCGGCTCGCCCGGGCCCGCGGACGGGCTGCGCTCCTGGGGCAATTGCTACCGCTTCACCACCCCGGAGTTCAGCGCGGTGGTGCTCGTGGACAGCGGCTCGGATCCCCTGGGCGACATGGTCGAGGCGGTGCGCCAGAACACGGAGCAGCGAGGGCCCGCCGACGTGGTGCTGAGCAACTTCCGCTCCTTCCCGGAGTCCATCAACATCGGGCTGCCGCAGTACGCCCTCACCCTGCCCTTCGAGCAGCTGCGCGCCACCTTCGCGCAGCACCGGGCCGGGAACGTGCGCTCCATGACGCTGGGCGTGGACGGAGTGGCGCGCGCGAGCCTCGCGGCCCAAGCCCGCTACGTGCTGCCCTACGCGCACATGTTCCAGGGCATCGGCGTGGACGCGGACGCCAACCTGGAGGAGGGCGTACGCACGGGGCTGGCCTCACGGGGCGCCACGACCGAGGTGCTGGACTGGAACCCCGGCGACGTGGCCCGCTTCGAGAACGGGAAGCTGCACATCGTCCGCGGCCCGCCCGCCGCTCCGAGTGCGCCTGGCGCTCAGCTCGCGTAG
- a CDS encoding peptidase domain-containing ABC transporter, with amino-acid sequence MTAEKQRPLLERFPALRRLWGRLRPRRLQEIRQLTVMDCGAACLGMVLGYHGRHVTLEEVRKVTGVSRDGTTAFSLVAAARRFGLRARGVSIDVDRLPFVETGTILHWRFNHYVVFEGLGSDYVDIVDPAQGRRRVTMEKFRQSFTGVALLLEPGEDFVKSQPRRTDWRRYVAPLLKQSVALRRILVLSLLVQLFALTLPLLTGLLVDQVIPRGDTHLLLVAGVGMMSIVVFQFLASLIRGYLITALRIRVDSELTLGFLEHLVSLSFPFFQSRPTGDLMMRLSMNTSMRDLLSSSTLSTLLDGGMVVLYLSILFATSPAMGLLVVALGGMQVLVFLLSRHRQQQLLSQSLELEAKNATYQMEMLSGIQTLKAFGMEERSVQTYSNLFVDLLNVSLARGILGVWVESATSTLRLGSPLLLLMLGTWQVVNQELSTGQMLAINALAASVLGPLSNLVATAGQLQQMGSYLERLRDVLETPPERPKDRSGHAPTLTGACELEQVSFRYSPDTPLVVQDVSVRIEPGSMVAIVGRSGAGKSTLANLLLGLYLPTSGCVRYDGANLVDLDLHAVRRQMGVVLQNPAFFGSTVRDNITLDEPDLPMKAVEQAARLAQLHDDIVALPLGYNTPLANQGQQLSGGQRQRLGMARALVRNPAMLLLDEATSALDAVTEARVLESISSLRCTRIVIAHRLSTVMNADLILVMDKGRLAEQGKHHELVARGGLYAQLIHAQLQGQQPADKTPSTSAA; translated from the coding sequence ATGACCGCTGAGAAGCAGCGCCCGTTGCTCGAGCGTTTTCCAGCGCTGCGCCGGCTGTGGGGGCGGCTGCGCCCGAGGCGGCTGCAGGAGATCCGCCAGCTCACGGTCATGGACTGCGGCGCCGCCTGCCTGGGGATGGTGCTGGGCTACCACGGCCGGCACGTCACGCTCGAGGAGGTGCGCAAGGTGACGGGGGTGTCCCGCGACGGCACGACGGCCTTCTCGCTGGTGGCGGCGGCCCGGCGCTTCGGCCTGCGCGCCCGGGGCGTCTCCATCGACGTGGACCGGCTGCCCTTCGTGGAGACCGGAACCATCCTCCACTGGCGCTTCAACCACTACGTCGTCTTCGAGGGGCTGGGCTCGGACTACGTGGACATCGTGGATCCCGCGCAGGGCCGGCGCCGGGTGACGATGGAGAAGTTCCGTCAGTCCTTCACCGGGGTGGCGCTGCTGCTGGAGCCGGGGGAGGACTTCGTCAAGAGCCAGCCGCGCAGGACGGACTGGCGCCGCTACGTCGCCCCCCTGCTCAAACAGTCGGTGGCGCTGCGCCGCATCCTCGTGCTGTCGCTGCTGGTGCAGCTCTTCGCGCTGACGCTGCCGCTGCTGACGGGCCTGCTGGTGGACCAGGTGATTCCGCGCGGGGACACGCACCTGCTGCTGGTGGCGGGCGTGGGGATGATGTCCATCGTGGTGTTCCAGTTCCTGGCGTCGCTCATCCGCGGCTACCTGATCACCGCGCTGCGCATCCGCGTGGACTCCGAGCTGACGCTCGGCTTCCTGGAGCACCTGGTCAGCCTCTCCTTCCCCTTCTTCCAGTCGCGGCCCACGGGCGACCTGATGATGCGGCTGTCCATGAACACCAGCATGAGGGATCTGCTCTCCTCGAGCACCCTCTCCACCCTGCTGGACGGGGGCATGGTGGTGCTCTACCTGAGCATCCTCTTCGCCACCAGCCCCGCGATGGGACTGCTGGTGGTGGCGCTCGGAGGGATGCAGGTGCTCGTCTTCCTGCTCTCGCGCCACCGGCAGCAGCAACTGCTGTCCCAGAGCCTGGAGCTGGAGGCCAAGAACGCGACGTACCAGATGGAGATGCTCTCGGGCATCCAGACGCTCAAGGCCTTCGGGATGGAGGAGCGCTCGGTCCAGACGTACTCCAACCTCTTCGTGGACCTGCTCAACGTGTCGCTGGCGCGAGGGATCCTGGGCGTGTGGGTGGAGAGCGCGACGAGCACGCTGCGGCTGGGCTCTCCCCTGTTGCTGCTGATGCTGGGCACGTGGCAGGTGGTGAACCAGGAGCTGAGCACCGGACAGATGCTGGCCATCAACGCCCTGGCCGCCTCGGTGCTCGGGCCGCTCTCCAACCTCGTCGCCACCGCGGGCCAGCTGCAACAGATGGGCAGCTACCTGGAGCGGCTCCGGGACGTGCTGGAAACGCCCCCCGAGCGGCCCAAGGACAGGTCGGGCCATGCCCCCACCCTCACCGGGGCCTGCGAGCTGGAGCAGGTGAGCTTCCGCTACTCCCCCGACACGCCCCTGGTGGTGCAGGACGTCTCCGTGCGCATCGAGCCCGGCAGCATGGTGGCCATCGTGGGCAGGTCCGGCGCGGGAAAGAGCACGTTGGCCAACCTCCTGCTCGGCCTGTACCTGCCCACCTCCGGCTGCGTGCGCTACGACGGAGCGAACCTGGTGGACCTGGACCTGCATGCGGTGCGCCGTCAGATGGGGGTGGTGCTGCAGAACCCCGCCTTCTTCGGCAGCACCGTGCGCGACAACATCACCCTCGACGAGCCAGACCTTCCGATGAAGGCCGTGGAGCAGGCGGCGAGGCTGGCGCAGCTCCACGACGACATCGTCGCCCTGCCGCTCGGCTACAACACGCCGCTGGCCAACCAGGGACAGCAGCTGTCGGGCGGGCAGCGGCAGCGGCTGGGAATGGCCCGGGCGCTGGTGCGCAATCCCGCCATGCTGCTGCTGGACGAGGCGACGAGCGCGCTGGACGCCGTGACGGAGGCCCGGGTGCTCGAGTCGATCTCCTCCCTGCGCTGCACCCGGATCGTCATCGCCCACCGGCTGAGCACGGTGATGAACGCGGACCTCATCCTCGTGATGGACAAGGGCCGGCTCGCCGAGCAGGGCAAGCACCACGAGCTCGTGGCCCGCGGCGGCCTCTACGCCCAGCTCATCCACGCCCAACTCCAGGGCCAGCAGCCGGCTGACAAGACCCCGAGCACCTCCGCCGCCTGA
- a CDS encoding efflux RND transporter periplasmic adaptor subunit, with amino-acid sequence MQGKNSIYRQEALEHYASNVREEGDILHISPAWTNWLYWLLLGVLCTGFFYCVVGNLNEYASGPAVVQLEGKVELTSHGAGLVSTVEVKMGQRVRAGQELVTFVSLEEAATVERLRHEFEMQLVRYLREPSDAAARQALTSLRAEQELAEARVAARTLRAPSEGIVTDVRVQPGQYLTAGVSVLSLVPANASPVLLAFLPGQYRPYLKPGTLVRVELDGSRYEYREATVEHVGDQIIGPNEVRRALGPGLADAFEFKGAFVLVRARLPARSFEREGQPHHYFDGMPARAEARVRTESILLTLVPALKGLFAHDR; translated from the coding sequence GTGCAAGGCAAGAATTCCATCTACCGCCAGGAAGCGCTCGAGCACTACGCCAGCAACGTGCGGGAGGAGGGAGACATCCTCCACATCTCGCCCGCGTGGACGAACTGGCTGTACTGGCTGTTGCTGGGCGTGTTGTGCACCGGGTTCTTCTACTGCGTGGTGGGCAACCTCAACGAGTACGCCTCCGGCCCGGCCGTGGTGCAGCTGGAGGGGAAGGTGGAGCTGACGAGCCACGGCGCCGGGCTCGTCTCCACCGTGGAAGTGAAGATGGGCCAGCGGGTGCGGGCGGGCCAGGAGCTGGTCACGTTCGTCTCCCTCGAGGAAGCCGCCACGGTGGAGCGGCTGCGCCATGAGTTCGAGATGCAGCTGGTGCGCTACCTGAGGGAGCCCTCGGATGCCGCGGCCCGCCAGGCACTCACCTCGCTGCGCGCCGAGCAGGAGCTGGCCGAGGCCCGGGTGGCGGCGCGGACGCTGCGAGCCCCCAGCGAGGGCATCGTCACGGACGTGCGCGTGCAGCCGGGCCAGTACCTCACCGCCGGCGTGAGCGTGCTGTCCCTCGTCCCGGCCAATGCCTCGCCGGTGCTGCTGGCCTTCCTGCCCGGCCAATACCGCCCCTACCTGAAGCCGGGCACCCTGGTGCGCGTGGAGCTGGACGGCTCCCGCTACGAGTACCGCGAGGCGACGGTGGAGCACGTGGGAGATCAGATCATCGGTCCCAACGAGGTGCGCCGCGCGCTGGGGCCGGGACTGGCCGATGCCTTCGAGTTCAAGGGCGCCTTCGTCCTGGTGCGCGCCCGGCTGCCCGCGCGGAGCTTCGAGCGCGAGGGCCAGCCCCACCACTACTTCGACGGAATGCCCGCCCGAGCCGAGGCCCGGGTGCGCACCGAGAGCATCCTGCTGACCCTGGTACCCGCCTTGAAGGGACTGTTCGCTCATGACCGCTGA
- a CDS encoding efflux RND transporter periplasmic adaptor subunit, with translation MSQRLVIVGTGVVLLAGMGLLLVHRAPASPPPLAVPAELPLAEARPAPSGEGPGFIGVIVAGGSVDISAKFDGRLEHVAVRVGGRVRKGDVLARLDVQPLQHELAIAQADLEAMHAEEEVAKLALLSAEESLQRGGNEKLAALGAMSEEEQARLRFAQKTAAAKAAAAKAQVQSHQSRVEQLRLRLSEATLRAPVDGTVSMRYLDPGALVSTGRPLLHLLADSAQQVRFAIPEAHAPGVAEGTPVQLEVQGVAERLEGVVESVAPEVDSASRMVLAIANVTARPGQRLPLGTVVRVWVVPGARVTSSVSP, from the coding sequence ATGTCTCAGCGACTCGTCATCGTAGGAACCGGAGTCGTGCTGCTGGCGGGCATGGGGCTGTTGCTCGTGCACCGTGCCCCGGCCAGCCCACCGCCGCTCGCGGTCCCCGCCGAGCTGCCTCTGGCGGAAGCCCGCCCGGCCCCCTCCGGTGAGGGCCCCGGCTTCATCGGGGTCATCGTCGCCGGCGGCAGCGTGGACATCTCGGCGAAGTTCGACGGGAGGCTGGAGCACGTGGCGGTGCGGGTGGGTGGCCGGGTGCGCAAGGGAGACGTGCTGGCCCGGCTCGACGTGCAGCCCCTCCAGCACGAGCTGGCCATCGCCCAGGCGGACCTGGAGGCCATGCACGCCGAGGAGGAGGTGGCGAAGCTGGCGCTCCTGTCGGCCGAGGAATCGCTGCAGCGCGGAGGCAACGAGAAGCTGGCCGCCCTGGGTGCCATGTCCGAGGAGGAGCAGGCCCGGCTGCGCTTCGCGCAGAAGACAGCCGCCGCGAAGGCCGCCGCCGCCAAGGCCCAGGTGCAGAGCCACCAGTCCCGGGTGGAGCAGCTGCGGCTGCGCCTGTCCGAGGCCACCTTGCGAGCCCCTGTCGACGGCACCGTGTCCATGCGCTACCTGGACCCCGGCGCGCTGGTGAGCACCGGCCGCCCCCTGCTCCACCTGCTGGCGGACAGTGCCCAGCAGGTGCGCTTCGCCATCCCCGAAGCGCACGCCCCGGGGGTCGCGGAGGGCACCCCCGTGCAGCTCGAGGTCCAGGGGGTCGCCGAGCGGCTCGAGGGTGTCGTGGAGAGCGTGGCGCCCGAGGTGGATAGCGCCTCGCGGATGGTGTTGGCCATCGCCAACGTGACGGCGCGGCCCGGGCAGCGGCTGCCCCTGGGCACCGTCGTCCGGGTGTGGGTGGTGCCCGGAGCCCGGGTGACCTCCTCTGTGAGCCCCTAG
- a CDS encoding type 2 lanthipeptide synthetase LanM family protein: protein MQRRLEPWRAKEPFTSVIAFERRLEAEGLTEAQLGALLTEPLEELKQRLGGRLPWLTTLQEAFSQPVSSEPFPVPKNLQGVATVGFLEWVRPLIEQGRARVRAHVQEVARAHSGLLFEPERLEPLLFAGLPVRLLDRINRTLVLEMNVARLRGQLQGETGPERFRSFVTLLREPKFALGLFEEYPVLARLCVEAVERWVETSRELATRLAADGPALRETLLPADPGVLTEFSGQAGDQHHNGRAVHMLTFSSGSKLVYKPRSFGVDQRFHELLAWLGERGELPPFRQLRMVARDGYGWCEYVDARPCESEEGIQRFYQRMGALLCLFHHVGGMDMHFENLIAEGEHPVVVDLETLFHPQISDRMNFPTREEQFFVRIIDYSVSRISMLPLRAWATEQNEGVDVGGMGSPAGKLTPHEVPHWEDTGEDTMRQYRKRILMNGARNMPTVRGEPVQPGRYLESLCAGFEQMYRLLQRERDALLAPEGPLRRFLPVEIRVLLRSTQIYYKLLQESYHPDLLRDGLEREKYFDNLWMGMRRRPFLASVITEERAALHRGDIPRFSTRPDSTDLDGGPGGTFPGALWSTGMAVCEQRLRDMGEADLERHLWWVRSSLVSSLPELPPEPAPPPRREPVPVEPTRLMAAARAVGDRLLTLASSDEGLLGWMGLRQDSFQSWSFSPLTLDLYGGMSGVALFLAQLGRLSGEERFTRVARNASDSLRRIAERSRTRMKVLGGFEGWGGVLYVMTHLGVLLDEPALLAEAESHLEPLLPFIAQDRNLDIIAGAAGCIGGLLALHHTTGSPRALAAAVSCGEQLLATRQPQAQGAGWMTTVPSTQPLSGFSHGASGMAWALLELATASGEPRFAETAQEALAYERTLFSPEQLNWKDTRTHSQSVQAWCYGAPGIGLARARMLRHLDTPQLREELRAAVAGTLKHGFGHNDSLCHGDMGNLEVLVSAQAAGEAPDGTDAFIQATLGSLLARAEQHAWRCATPLGLDTPGLMTGLAGIGWGLLRFAAPGRVPSVLMLEPPAAPVGTIR from the coding sequence GTGCAACGGCGGCTGGAGCCGTGGCGCGCGAAGGAGCCCTTCACCTCGGTGATTGCCTTCGAGCGGCGGCTGGAGGCGGAAGGGCTGACGGAGGCGCAGCTGGGCGCCCTGCTCACCGAGCCCCTGGAGGAGCTGAAGCAGCGGCTGGGAGGCCGGCTCCCCTGGCTGACGACGCTCCAGGAAGCGTTCTCCCAGCCGGTCTCCTCCGAGCCCTTTCCCGTCCCCAAGAACCTCCAGGGTGTTGCCACCGTGGGATTCCTGGAGTGGGTACGCCCGCTCATCGAGCAGGGCCGGGCTCGCGTGCGGGCCCACGTCCAGGAAGTGGCGCGCGCGCACTCCGGGCTGCTGTTCGAGCCGGAGCGGCTGGAGCCGCTGCTCTTCGCGGGGCTGCCGGTGCGGTTGCTGGACCGGATCAACCGCACGCTGGTGCTGGAGATGAACGTGGCCCGGCTGCGCGGCCAGCTCCAGGGAGAGACGGGCCCGGAGCGCTTCCGCAGCTTCGTCACGTTGCTGCGCGAGCCGAAGTTCGCGCTCGGCCTCTTCGAGGAATACCCCGTGCTGGCGCGGCTGTGCGTGGAAGCCGTCGAGCGGTGGGTGGAGACCAGCAGGGAGCTGGCCACCCGGCTGGCCGCGGATGGCCCGGCGCTGCGCGAGACGCTGCTGCCCGCGGACCCAGGCGTCCTGACGGAGTTCTCCGGCCAGGCAGGTGACCAGCACCACAACGGGCGCGCGGTGCACATGCTCACCTTCTCCTCGGGCAGCAAGCTCGTCTACAAGCCCCGCTCGTTCGGGGTGGACCAGCGCTTCCATGAGCTGCTGGCCTGGCTGGGCGAGCGGGGAGAGCTGCCCCCCTTCCGGCAGCTGCGGATGGTGGCGCGCGACGGCTACGGCTGGTGCGAGTACGTGGACGCCCGGCCATGCGAGTCCGAGGAGGGCATCCAACGGTTCTACCAGCGCATGGGCGCGCTGCTGTGCCTCTTCCACCACGTGGGAGGCATGGACATGCACTTCGAGAACCTCATCGCCGAGGGCGAGCACCCGGTGGTGGTGGACCTCGAGACGCTGTTCCACCCGCAGATCAGCGACCGGATGAACTTCCCCACCCGGGAGGAGCAGTTCTTCGTCCGCATCATCGACTACTCCGTCAGCCGCATCTCCATGCTGCCCCTGCGCGCCTGGGCCACCGAGCAGAACGAGGGCGTGGACGTGGGTGGAATGGGCTCGCCCGCGGGCAAGCTCACCCCGCACGAAGTGCCTCATTGGGAGGACACGGGCGAGGACACCATGCGGCAGTACCGCAAGCGCATCCTGATGAACGGCGCGCGCAACATGCCCACCGTGCGCGGTGAGCCGGTCCAGCCAGGCCGCTACCTGGAGAGCTTGTGCGCGGGATTCGAGCAGATGTACCGGCTGCTGCAGCGGGAGCGTGACGCGCTGCTCGCGCCCGAGGGGCCCCTGCGGCGCTTCCTCCCGGTGGAGATCCGCGTGCTGCTGCGCTCGACGCAGATCTATTACAAGCTCCTCCAGGAGAGCTACCACCCGGACCTGCTGCGCGACGGACTGGAGCGGGAGAAGTACTTCGACAATCTGTGGATGGGCATGCGGCGCCGGCCCTTCCTGGCGAGTGTCATCACCGAGGAGCGCGCGGCCCTGCACCGCGGCGACATCCCCCGCTTCTCCACGCGGCCCGACTCGACGGACCTGGACGGCGGGCCGGGCGGGACGTTCCCCGGCGCGCTGTGGAGCACCGGCATGGCGGTGTGCGAGCAGCGGCTGCGGGACATGGGCGAGGCGGACCTGGAGCGGCACCTCTGGTGGGTCCGCTCGTCCCTGGTGTCCTCGCTGCCCGAGCTGCCGCCGGAGCCCGCCCCGCCCCCGCGGCGGGAGCCGGTACCGGTGGAGCCCACGCGGCTGATGGCGGCGGCTCGCGCCGTGGGCGACCGGCTCCTCACCCTGGCTTCCAGTGATGAGGGCCTGCTCGGCTGGATGGGTCTGCGCCAGGACAGCTTCCAGAGCTGGTCCTTCTCCCCGCTGACGTTGGACCTCTATGGCGGCATGTCGGGCGTGGCCCTCTTCCTGGCACAGCTCGGCCGGCTCTCGGGCGAGGAGCGCTTCACGCGCGTGGCCCGCAACGCCAGCGACAGCCTGCGGCGGATCGCGGAGCGCTCTCGCACCCGGATGAAGGTGCTCGGCGGCTTCGAGGGCTGGGGCGGTGTCCTCTACGTGATGACGCACCTGGGCGTGCTGCTCGACGAGCCGGCGCTGCTGGCCGAGGCGGAGTCGCACCTCGAGCCGCTGCTGCCGTTCATCGCGCAGGATCGCAACCTGGACATCATCGCCGGTGCGGCCGGCTGCATTGGCGGGCTGCTCGCGCTGCACCACACCACGGGCTCCCCGCGCGCGCTGGCGGCGGCCGTGAGCTGCGGCGAGCAGCTGCTGGCCACGCGCCAGCCACAGGCCCAGGGCGCCGGGTGGATGACGACGGTGCCGTCCACCCAGCCCCTCAGCGGCTTCTCCCACGGGGCCTCGGGCATGGCGTGGGCCCTGCTGGAGCTCGCCACGGCCTCGGGCGAGCCGCGCTTCGCCGAGACCGCCCAGGAGGCGCTCGCCTACGAGCGCACCCTCTTCAGCCCCGAGCAGCTCAACTGGAAGGACACGCGCACCCACTCCCAGTCCGTCCAGGCGTGGTGCTATGGCGCTCCCGGCATCGGCCTGGCGCGGGCCCGCATGCTGCGCCACCTCGATACGCCCCAGCTCCGCGAGGAGCTCCGCGCGGCGGTGGCCGGCACGTTGAAGCACGGCTTCGGCCACAATGACTCGCTGTGCCATGGAGACATGGGCAACCTGGAGGTGTTGGTGAGCGCCCAGGCGGCCGGCGAAGCCCCCGACGGAACGGACGCCTTCATCCAGGCCACCCTGGGCTCCCTGCTCGCCCGGGCCGAGCAGCACGCCTGGCGCTGCGCCACCCCCCTCGGCCTGGACACCCCCGGATTGATGACGGGCCTGGCGGGCATTGGCTGGGGCCTGCTGCGCTTCGCGGCGCCCGGGCGGGTTCCGAGCGTGCTGATGCTCGAACCCCCGGCTGCTCCAGTCGGAACGATCCGATAA
- a CDS encoding mersacidin/lichenicidin family type 2 lantibiotic, with amino-acid sequence MSNIDVVRAWKDEQYRMSLTTEERAQLPQNPAGMVELTDSDLEGVAGGYAEAVDIDVSVTKTSCCTYSTTATACC; translated from the coding sequence ATGAGCAACATCGATGTGGTTCGCGCGTGGAAGGATGAGCAGTACCGCATGAGCCTGACCACCGAGGAGCGCGCCCAGCTGCCGCAGAACCCGGCCGGCATGGTCGAGTTGACCGATTCGGACCTCGAGGGAGTTGCCGGTGGTTACGCGGAGGCGGTCGACATCGACGTGTCGGTCACCAAGACGTCCTGCTGCACCTACTCCACGACGGCGACGGCCTGCTGCTAA
- a CDS encoding glycosyltransferase family 4 protein: protein MESPLRIALPFEPRQHLASENPSGFHIVNAEFLHALARHGRSGELLLLAARANAAPPGLGGEGALKQTRVLDILELVRQPQPPPVDLLHDLSCQVDRALTVRGHWNGPAFPLTFVSHGLVLQLSLRALAYPLLLGGIQPFDSLICISHGIKRGLERLLDSAAESFARVAGADAPRLRYRGRLDVIHWAVDSERFGSVARSEARAALGIPQDAFVLLSIGRISPFSKGDLLPLLGLFRDLRASNPERKLRLVIAGSVDVQSYNTVLQGHARSLGVTEHVQWLGGVEPSRRHLVHAAADVFVSLNDATGEGFGLTPLEALASGVPQVVSDWDGMREMLVHGETGFLVPTVWANCDDELILHGLVGGQTHRDLWTAQSIATDMTAMRRSLQALIDSPELRARMGEASRLRAARLFSWKEIIRQYEELWQELAGLARAAPPARAQMLPEAIHGVLGHYAAEQLEPSTPLKLTEAGSRLLTQGEFVPLYGQPPPVEPERVVALLGALSARNGGPCTLATLEQDTLATWGSGHTWFLRHVLWLLKFGLLEVERPLPGVG from the coding sequence ATGGAGAGCCCCTTGCGCATCGCACTGCCTTTCGAGCCTCGCCAGCACCTGGCGTCCGAGAATCCATCGGGCTTCCACATCGTCAACGCCGAGTTCCTCCATGCGCTGGCGCGCCACGGCCGCTCGGGTGAGTTGTTGCTGCTGGCGGCCAGGGCGAACGCGGCTCCTCCCGGGCTCGGAGGAGAGGGCGCGCTCAAGCAGACCCGGGTGCTCGACATCCTGGAGCTCGTGCGTCAGCCGCAGCCGCCGCCGGTCGATCTCCTGCATGATCTCTCATGCCAGGTGGATCGCGCCCTCACCGTGCGAGGCCACTGGAATGGGCCGGCCTTTCCCCTCACGTTCGTCAGCCACGGCCTGGTCCTCCAGCTCTCCCTTCGCGCGTTGGCGTACCCGCTCCTGCTCGGCGGCATCCAGCCGTTCGATTCGTTGATCTGCATCTCCCATGGCATCAAGCGCGGACTGGAGCGGTTGCTCGACTCGGCGGCCGAGTCCTTTGCACGGGTGGCGGGGGCGGACGCCCCGCGGTTGCGCTACCGGGGCCGCCTCGACGTCATCCATTGGGCGGTGGACTCCGAGCGCTTCGGCTCGGTGGCCCGGAGCGAGGCCCGCGCCGCCCTGGGCATTCCCCAGGACGCCTTCGTCCTGCTCTCCATCGGCCGCATCTCGCCGTTCAGCAAGGGGGACCTGCTGCCGTTGCTCGGGCTGTTCCGCGACCTGCGCGCGAGCAACCCCGAGCGCAAGCTCCGCCTCGTCATCGCCGGCTCGGTGGATGTGCAGTCCTACAACACCGTGCTCCAGGGCCATGCCAGGTCGCTGGGGGTGACCGAGCACGTGCAGTGGCTCGGCGGCGTCGAGCCCTCGCGGCGGCACCTCGTGCATGCGGCGGCGGATGTCTTCGTCAGCCTGAACGACGCGACGGGCGAGGGCTTCGGGCTCACACCGCTGGAGGCCCTGGCGAGTGGTGTGCCCCAGGTCGTATCGGACTGGGATGGCATGCGGGAGATGCTGGTCCATGGAGAGACGGGCTTCCTGGTGCCCACGGTCTGGGCCAATTGCGACGACGAGCTCATCCTGCATGGGCTGGTCGGCGGTCAGACACACCGCGACCTCTGGACGGCGCAGTCGATCGCCACGGACATGACCGCGATGCGGCGGTCGCTCCAGGCCCTCATCGACAGCCCGGAGTTGCGTGCGCGGATGGGGGAGGCCTCCCGGCTCCGGGCCGCCCGGCTGTTCTCGTGGAAGGAGATCATCCGGCAGTACGAGGAACTGTGGCAGGAGCTCGCTGGCCTGGCGCGGGCAGCCCCGCCCGCTCGTGCGCAGATGCTCCCAGAGGCCATCCACGGCGTCCTGGGCCACTACGCGGCGGAGCAGCTCGAGCCCTCCACGCCGCTGAAGCTCACGGAGGCGGGCTCGCGCCTGCTCACCCAGGGCGAGTTCGTTCCTCTCTACGGCCAGCCGCCCCCGGTGGAGCCGGAGCGCGTCGTGGCGCTGCTGGGAGCGCTGAGCGCCCGGAATGGAGGGCCGTGCACGCTCGCGACGCTCGAGCAGGACACGCTCGCCACCTGGGGCTCGGGCCACACCTGGTTCCTGCGCCATGTGCTGTGGCTGCTCAAGTTCGGGCTCCTCGAGGTGGAGCGTCCACTCCCTGGAGTGGGCTGA